The following is a genomic window from candidate division WOR-3 bacterium.
GTAACCACCGGTGGCAGTGAGGCGATTCTCTTTGCCATCAAAGCGGTTACCGACCCGGGTGATGAAGTGATAGTGCCCGAGCCGTTTTACACCAACTACTTCGGCTTTGCGGTAATGGCAGGAGTGAAACTGGTACCGATAACCACCCACGCCGATAACGGGTTTGCCCTGCCTTCAAAAGAACAGTTTGTGCGCCTGATTACCCCCCGCACCAAAGCGATTCTCTTCTCCAACCCTGGCAATCCGACCGGTGTTGTTTACTCCGAAGCGGAGATGGAACTGTTGCGCCAGCTCGCACTCGAGTACAACCTGTTCTTAATCGGCGACGAGGTGTACCGGGAGTTTGTTTACGATGAAGGTGTCCAGCCTTTGAGTGTTCTAAACCTGAAAGGGGTCGAAGACCGCACGGTGATGGTTGACTCCATCTCCAAGCGCTACAGCGCCTGTGGTGCCCGGGTCGGCTGTGTTGTGAGCCGAAACCGCGATTTTATGGCGGCGATGCTGCGATTTGGTCAGGCGCGACTTTGCCCGCCGACCGTTGACCAGTTAGCCGCACAGCGCGCCCAGGATATTCCACCTTCCTACTTTGCGCAGGTGCGGGACGAGTACCGGCGCCGCCGCGATGTCCTGTGCGACGAATTGAGTAAAATCCCCGGTGTCAAGTTCCTGCGACCCCGGGGCGCATTTTACCTCATTGCGCGCCTGCCCGTGCCTGATGCCGAAGCGTTTGCCATCTTCCTGCTCAACGACTTTCACCTTGACCACGAAACGGTGATGCTGGCACCGGCACAGGGTTTTTACGCCACGCCTGGTCTGGGCAACGATGAGGTACGCATCGCCTATGTGCTGAAGTGCGAAGACCTGGTGCGCGCGGTCCGGGTCCTGGCGGCAGGTTTAAAAGCATTTCCGCATCGAACCGAATAGCCGATGCGCATCTGCATGGTCTCGGACAACTACTACCCTTATATTGGTGGTATCGCCGAACACATCCACCATCTGGCAAGAGAGTTGCGTCACCGGGGCCATACGGTAAAAATCCTCACCACCAAGGTCGGCGCCAAGATGATCGACTGCCTGGACCAGGTTCCGGACGAAGACCAGGTTTTTCGGGTAGGCCGGGGTCTGGTGATTCGCTCCAACAAATCGTTTGCCCGCGTTCCGGTCGCAATCAGGCCCGGTGCCCGGGTTAAAAAATTTTTCGAAAAGGAACAGTTTGAAATCATCCATATGCACGGCTCGCTCGCTCCGACCCTGCCGCTCGTCGCACTCCGTGTTTCCCGGATGGTAAATGTGTTCACCTTCCACGCCAACCACGACAAAAGCATCGGCTATGCGCTCGCCCGTTCCGTTCTTTTACCATATTTTCGGGCGATTCATGGCAAAATAGCGGTCTCGACCGCGGCTCGGGACTCTGCTGCCAAATACTTTCCGGGTGAATATCGCATCATCCCCAACGGTATTGATGTCCAGTTCTTCCGGCCTGATGTCGCACCGGTTCCCGAACTAAACAACGGCCGGCCCAAAATCCTTTTCCTGGGCCGATTTGAACCACGCAAAGGGCTCAAATACCTGTTGATGGCACTACCCGAAATCGTCCATGAGATACCGGATGTGCAACTGGTCGTGGTCGGCACCGGCTTGTTAGGCTACGCTTATAAAGGCTACCTTGACAAAGATGTTGAAGAGCATGTCTACTGGGCAGGACTAATACCGGGTGAAATGCGGCCCGCCTACTATCGCAGTTGCGACCTGTTCTGTTCACCGGCAATCGGTTACGAAAGTTTTGGTATCGTCCTGCTCGAAGCGATGGCGACGGGTCGACCGGTTGTTGCCTCGGACATTGTCGGTTATCGCACCGTCCTGACCCCGGGTGAGCAAGGTTTTCTCGTTCCGCCCCGTGACCCGCATCGGCTGGCACAGGCGATTGTCAAAATTCTCAAAGAGCCCGAACTGGCGCGCAAAATGGGCGAAGCCGGCAGACGCCGGGCACTGGAATTTTCCTGGGCCAGGGTTGCCGAACAGGTTGAACAGTTCTATCAGGAACTGCTCGACCGCTACCCGGTTCCAAGGTTTGAGCGCTACTAACCTATGAGCCAGGAAAAACCATCCGCACCCAACACCA
Proteins encoded in this region:
- a CDS encoding pyridoxal phosphate-dependent aminotransferase, with product MLQLSQRARLMPASPIRRLVPYAEKAKARGIKVYHLNIGQPDIETPAEIMRGYREVDIKVLGYGHSAGLQTYIQTLVSYYHSVGIDVTGDDILVTTGGSEAILFAIKAVTDPGDEVIVPEPFYTNYFGFAVMAGVKLVPITTHADNGFALPSKEQFVRLITPRTKAILFSNPGNPTGVVYSEAEMELLRQLALEYNLFLIGDEVYREFVYDEGVQPLSVLNLKGVEDRTVMVDSISKRYSACGARVGCVVSRNRDFMAAMLRFGQARLCPPTVDQLAAQRAQDIPPSYFAQVRDEYRRRRDVLCDELSKIPGVKFLRPRGAFYLIARLPVPDAEAFAIFLLNDFHLDHETVMLAPAQGFYATPGLGNDEVRIAYVLKCEDLVRAVRVLAAGLKAFPHRTE
- a CDS encoding glycosyltransferase family 4 protein, with protein sequence MRICMVSDNYYPYIGGIAEHIHHLARELRHRGHTVKILTTKVGAKMIDCLDQVPDEDQVFRVGRGLVIRSNKSFARVPVAIRPGARVKKFFEKEQFEIIHMHGSLAPTLPLVALRVSRMVNVFTFHANHDKSIGYALARSVLLPYFRAIHGKIAVSTAARDSAAKYFPGEYRIIPNGIDVQFFRPDVAPVPELNNGRPKILFLGRFEPRKGLKYLLMALPEIVHEIPDVQLVVVGTGLLGYAYKGYLDKDVEEHVYWAGLIPGEMRPAYYRSCDLFCSPAIGYESFGIVLLEAMATGRPVVASDIVGYRTVLTPGEQGFLVPPRDPHRLAQAIVKILKEPELARKMGEAGRRRALEFSWARVAEQVEQFYQELLDRYPVPRFERY